In Neisseriaceae bacterium CLB008, one genomic interval encodes:
- a CDS encoding glutaredoxin family protein, with amino-acid sequence MTLTLMSRIYCSLCTDMQAQLEALQAEFDFELVVLDVDADPELEAQYDELVPVLLAGETQLCHWHLDLAKVRAYLTNMS; translated from the coding sequence ATGACGCTGACTTTGATGTCCCGAATTTATTGCAGCCTCTGTACGGATATGCAGGCGCAGCTAGAGGCTTTGCAGGCCGAGTTTGATTTTGAGCTGGTGGTTTTAGATGTAGATGCTGATCCTGAGCTGGAGGCGCAATACGATGAGCTGGTGCCGGTGCTGTTGGCTGGTGAAACGCAGCTGTGTCATTGGCATTTAGACCTCGCTAAGGTTCGTGCATATTTGACGAATATGAGTTAA
- the lepA gene encoding translation elongation factor 4: MKHIRNFSIIAHIDHGKSTLADRFIQYCGGLDMREMSSQVLDSMDIEKERGITIKAQTAALTYKARDGETYQLNLIDTPGHVDFSYEVSRSLSACEGALLVVDASQGVEAQTVANCYTAIELGVEVVPVLNKIDLPAADPERVAQEIEDIVGIEAIDAVQTSAKSGIGIDDVLEEVVKKIPPPVGDVDAPLKALIIDSWFDNYVGVVMLIRVIDGVLRPKDKVTFMATKVDSQVEQVGVFTPKSVKRDSLSAGEVGFLITGVKELQAAKVGDTVTHTAKPAAAALPGFKEVKSQVFAGLYPVESHDFEALREALEKLQLNDASLHFEPEVSQALGFGFRCGFLGLLHLEIVQERLEREFDMDLITTAPTVVYQVVQKDGTMLEVENPSKLPDMGAIETIMEPIITATILVPEEYVGSVMTLCNQKRGVQKNMQYMGRQVMLTYEMPMNEVVMDFFDKLKSTSRGYASLDYEFKEFRAADLVKLDILVNSEKVDALSLIVHRQSAVYRGRELASKMRELIPRQMFDIAVQAALGGQIIARESIKALRKNVLAKCYGGDISRKRKLLEKQKAGKKRMKSVGNVEIPQAAFLAILQVGDK, from the coding sequence ATGAAACACATCAGAAACTTTTCTATTATTGCCCATATTGACCATGGTAAATCAACGCTGGCCGATCGTTTTATTCAATATTGCGGGGGTTTGGACATGCGCGAGATGAGCTCGCAAGTGTTGGACTCGATGGACATTGAAAAAGAACGTGGCATCACGATTAAAGCCCAAACGGCTGCGCTTACTTATAAAGCCCGTGATGGTGAGACTTATCAGCTCAATCTGATTGACACCCCCGGACACGTTGACTTCTCATACGAAGTCTCGCGCTCGTTGAGCGCCTGTGAAGGCGCGCTGCTGGTGGTAGATGCCTCTCAAGGCGTCGAAGCCCAAACCGTCGCTAACTGCTACACCGCCATTGAGCTAGGCGTGGAAGTAGTGCCGGTGCTGAATAAAATTGACTTACCTGCGGCAGACCCAGAGCGAGTGGCTCAGGAAATTGAAGACATCGTGGGTATTGAAGCCATTGATGCGGTACAAACGTCGGCAAAAAGCGGCATCGGCATTGATGACGTGCTGGAAGAAGTCGTGAAGAAGATTCCACCGCCAGTGGGGGACGTGGATGCGCCATTGAAGGCCTTAATCATCGACTCATGGTTTGACAACTATGTGGGCGTGGTGATGTTGATCCGCGTGATTGACGGCGTGTTGCGCCCGAAAGACAAAGTGACCTTCATGGCCACCAAAGTTGATTCTCAGGTTGAGCAAGTCGGCGTGTTTACCCCTAAATCGGTGAAGCGCGATAGCCTATCGGCGGGTGAGGTGGGCTTTTTGATCACCGGCGTGAAGGAACTTCAGGCGGCCAAGGTAGGCGATACCGTTACCCATACCGCTAAGCCTGCTGCTGCGGCATTACCAGGCTTTAAAGAAGTTAAATCACAGGTGTTCGCTGGGCTTTACCCGGTTGAAAGCCACGATTTTGAAGCCTTGCGTGAAGCCTTAGAAAAGCTACAGTTAAACGATGCCTCGCTGCATTTTGAGCCGGAAGTGTCTCAAGCCTTAGGCTTTGGCTTTCGCTGCGGCTTCTTAGGCCTATTACACCTAGAAATTGTGCAAGAGCGCTTAGAGCGCGAGTTTGACATGGATTTAATCACCACGGCCCCGACGGTAGTGTATCAAGTGGTGCAAAAAGACGGCACCATGCTGGAGGTTGAAAACCCATCTAAGCTACCGGATATGGGCGCCATTGAAACGATTATGGAGCCGATCATCACCGCCACCATCTTGGTGCCGGAAGAATACGTCGGTTCGGTAATGACGCTGTGTAATCAAAAGCGGGGCGTGCAAAAGAACATGCAGTATATGGGCCGTCAGGTTATGTTGACCTACGAAATGCCGATGAACGAAGTGGTGATGGATTTCTTTGACAAGCTTAAGTCTACCAGCCGTGGCTATGCTTCTTTAGACTATGAGTTTAAAGAGTTCCGCGCCGCTGATTTGGTGAAGCTAGACATTCTGGTGAACAGTGAAAAAGTCGACGCCTTGAGCCTGATCGTGCATCGCCAAAGCGCCGTCTACCGCGGTCGTGAGCTGGCTTCTAAAATGCGTGAGCTCATCCCGCGTCAGATGTTTGACATTGCGGTTCAGGCCGCGCTTGGTGGCCAGATCATTGCGCGTGAAAGCATTAAAGCTTTACGTAAAAACGTGTTAGCCAAATGTTATGGCGGCGACATTTCACGTAAGCGTAAGCTGCTGGAAAAACAAAAAGCCGGTAAGAAACGCATGAAGTCTGTGGGCAACGTTGAAATTCCACAGGCGGCGTTCTTGGCCATTTTACAAGTTGGAGATAAATAA
- the lepB gene encoding signal peptidase I — MTPNMLFGAIALFVVGLVLFAKSKKTKEAGEDWSSALQWGYLLMLVGVFGGLSYFMSFTAVLLIFVLVTGVVWFYDRAQTKKKTDQAGNKHHFVDYMRGFFPVIFVVFVLRSFVAEPFQIPSSSMRPGLVVGDFILVNKFVYGLRLPVANKVIIPVGEVERGDVAVFNYPRDPSLNYIKRIVGVPGDVIDYHNKVLTINGEVIKDEFVGEASYLEATPQGPVNLNNNLFDETMGDKRYQVYQMPQMPTLQLSGVDSDFPFRDQCLYEENGFTCKVPQGQYFAMGDNRDNSEDSRYWGFVDSQYIVGKAFLVWMNFGDFSRVGTKIQ, encoded by the coding sequence ATGACCCCAAATATGCTGTTCGGTGCCATAGCCTTATTTGTGGTGGGCTTGGTCTTGTTTGCTAAGAGTAAAAAAACCAAAGAGGCTGGTGAAGATTGGTCTAGCGCCTTACAGTGGGGTTATTTGTTGATGTTGGTGGGCGTGTTTGGTGGCCTGTCTTACTTCATGAGCTTTACCGCCGTTCTGTTGATTTTTGTTTTGGTGACCGGCGTGGTGTGGTTTTATGACCGCGCCCAAACCAAGAAAAAAACCGACCAGGCTGGCAATAAGCACCATTTTGTCGACTATATGCGCGGTTTTTTCCCCGTGATTTTCGTGGTGTTTGTGCTGCGTAGTTTTGTGGCCGAGCCGTTCCAAATTCCATCTAGCTCTATGCGTCCAGGGCTAGTGGTGGGTGACTTTATCCTGGTGAATAAGTTTGTGTACGGCCTGCGTTTACCGGTGGCGAATAAGGTCATCATCCCCGTGGGTGAGGTTGAGCGCGGCGACGTGGCTGTGTTTAACTATCCGCGTGACCCAAGCCTTAACTACATTAAGCGGATTGTGGGCGTGCCCGGCGATGTGATTGATTACCACAATAAAGTGTTGACCATCAATGGTGAAGTCATTAAAGATGAGTTTGTGGGTGAGGCCAGCTATTTAGAAGCGACGCCACAAGGCCCTGTGAACTTGAACAATAATCTGTTTGACGAAACCATGGGCGACAAGCGCTACCAGGTGTATCAAATGCCGCAAATGCCGACGCTTCAGCTTTCTGGCGTGGACTCTGACTTCCCGTTCCGTGACCAGTGTCTGTATGAAGAAAATGGCTTTACCTGTAAAGTCCCACAAGGACAATACTTTGCCATGGGGGATAACCGTGACAACAGTGAAGACAGCCGCTATTGGGGGTTTGTAGACAGTCAATACATTGTGGGTAAGGCCTTCTTGGTGTGGATGAACTTCGGTGACTTCTCTCGCGTGGGTACTAAAATTCAATAG
- the rnc gene encoding ribonuclease III, whose product MSSTEAFTRNLQKLQKQIGYEFQNQALVHQALTHRSFSSKNNERFEFVGDSILNYSVAKMLFDAFPNLTEGELSRLRANQVNQDALAEIAQQLSLGSVLFLGEGELKSGGFRRPSILADALEALFAAVSFDSDFLRAEAVVRHLFKDRIQHIDLRDQWKDAKTLLQEALQARRFMLPKYRIEHQTGGAHEQVFTVQCDLGELAYITRGEGGSRRQAEQQAAKLALAYVEQTYPLNKKK is encoded by the coding sequence ATGAGTTCGACAGAAGCGTTTACACGCAATTTACAAAAATTACAAAAGCAAATTGGTTATGAGTTTCAAAACCAAGCTTTGGTGCATCAGGCGTTGACCCATCGAAGTTTTTCTTCGAAGAACAACGAACGCTTTGAGTTCGTGGGTGATTCTATTTTGAATTACTCGGTCGCCAAAATGTTGTTTGATGCCTTTCCTAATCTCACCGAAGGCGAGCTATCGCGCTTGCGCGCTAATCAGGTCAACCAAGATGCCTTGGCCGAGATCGCCCAGCAGCTAAGCTTAGGGTCGGTGTTGTTTTTGGGTGAAGGCGAATTAAAAAGCGGTGGCTTTCGCCGACCGTCGATACTGGCCGACGCATTAGAGGCGCTGTTTGCCGCGGTCAGCTTTGATAGCGATTTTTTAAGAGCTGAAGCCGTGGTGCGTCATTTGTTCAAAGATCGTATTCAGCACATTGATTTACGCGATCAATGGAAGGATGCCAAAACCTTACTGCAAGAAGCTTTGCAGGCTCGTCGTTTTATGTTGCCGAAGTATCGCATTGAACATCAAACCGGCGGTGCGCACGAACAGGTGTTTACCGTACAGTGTGATTTAGGTGAACTGGCCTACATCACGCGTGGCGAAGGCGGTAGCCGTCGTCAGGCAGAGCAGCAGGCGGCCAAATTGGCTTTAGCCTATGTGGAACAAACTTATCCTCTTAACAAAAAGAAATGA